The Papaver somniferum cultivar HN1 unplaced genomic scaffold, ASM357369v1 unplaced-scaffold_107, whole genome shotgun sequence genome includes a region encoding these proteins:
- the LOC113327892 gene encoding uncharacterized protein LOC113327892, with translation MRLYSRISRANNNPWIVLGDLNFHFIDNDNVASSSSYGLVNGIIKDCGLDDIGYIGKDYTWTNNNLGTGFKKSRIDMAIGNGNWSFYFPNVKLMHLPQVGSDHSPIMLVTDATVPKCWKPFKFFLTWLNDDNFATVTANSWKTSVQGSPAFQFNQKLHITRKNLSLWNKEHFGNINQRVDKLQEDLKLLQEDTNISNVQDNIININIELDKWHKAQSDFYQQKSRDSFMKEMDYNNKYFHTKANKRRTRNNIDSIQDHEGNWLQSRDEISAHLTLHFKQISSTTNPQLEESLYNILPTFITEDDNNRLTCIPSSQEILDTLRSMENWSAPGPEGFQAGLYKSQWAVIEEDVCLMVSRMKPLMSKIVSHFQAAYVTGRLIQDNTVIAQEIIHSMKKKRGQIGWLALKLDMSKAFDRLEWPFFLKVLQYFGFCNDFCSLVHQCISTTTLSVMLNGSPCEDFTPTRGIRQGDPLSPYIFIPAMEFLSRHLTAAQENKKIPGNKVSALAPAINHLLFTDDCLIFTQANTSSVNNLLEVLHMFSSQSGQVINFDKSVVYFNKKTKSEVAATITNILGVKTMNSKEKYLGSALIIGHSNQEAFKSIKECFESRFSTWSSINISQAGRGIMIKHVLNSIPVYQIGTFKLPSNLISQLTSIKRKFFWGHKSNRGSNPVAWQNLCTSKDLGGLAFRDLEKLNLALLTKLAWRICNDSDHLMVRLLISLKIVQQNYFMEINNGEDTKIWSDKWIEGMHHPPLPQNDTFRFYGEVAELMIPNTNQWNINLLNHLFDASTSMKIQNLFIDKSKKDVMIWIPAKDGKFSVKSAYKLLTSADREVQVNGVSINKMVWRRLWSSRAAHKIKMFAWKCIRDIHSTKHNLARYNGDMDNHCDTYASFDLDTNQLGTGLVLRDHTGTCNGIKGSYSNGALSTEAGEYMAV, from the exons ATGCGACTTTATTCAAGAATCAGTAGAGCCAACAATAATCCTTGGATTGTTCTAGGAGACCTGAACTTTCACTTTATTGATAATGATAATGTtgcttcttcgtcttcatatggtCTTGTGAATGGTATTATTAAAGACTGTGGGTTAGATGATATTGGTTATATAGGCAAGGATTACACTTGGACCAACAACAATCTAGGTACAGGATTTAAGAAATCTAGGATAGACATGGCCATTGGTAATGGTAATTGGTCTTTCTATTTCCCCAATGTTAAACTCATGCATTTGCCACAAGTTGGTAGTGACCACAGTCCTATAATGCTTGTAACAGATGCCACTGTACCTAAATGTTGGAAACCATTTAAATTTTTCCTTACTTGGTTGAATGATGATAATTTTGCTACTGTTACTGCTAACTCTTGGAAAACTAGTGTTCAAGGCTCTCCAGCATTTCAGTTTAACCAAAAGCTTCATATCACAAGGAAAAATCTTTCTCTGTGGAATAAGGAACATTTTGGTAACATCAATCAAAGAGTGGATAAGTTGCAAGAGGATTTAAAACTACTTCAAGAAGATACTAATATCTCTAATGTTCAAGATAAcatcatcaacatcaatattgaatTGGATAAGTGGCACAAAGCTCAAAGTGACTTctaccaacaaaaatcaagagataGCTTCATGAAGGAGATGGATTATAACAACAAATATTTTCACACCAAGGCCAATAAAAGGAGAACAAGGAATAATATAGATTCCATACAAGATCATGAAGGTAACTGGCTACAATCAAGAGATGAAATATCTGCACATCTCACTCTTCACTTCAAACAAATCAGCTCAACTACAAATCCACAACTGGAAGAAAGTCTCTACAACATTTTGCCTACTTTCATCACTGAGGATGACAACAACAGACTCACATGTATTCCTTCATCTCAAGAAATCTTGGACACTCTTAGAAGTATGGAAAACTGGAGTGCACCAGGACCAGAGGGATTTCAGGCTGGTTTGTATAAAAGTCAGTGGGCTGTGATAGAAGAAGATGTTTGCTTAATGGTCTCCAG AATGAAGCCTCTAATGTCCAAAATTGTGTCACATTTTCAAGCTGCTTATGTCACAGGTAGACTCATACAAGATAACACAGTTATAGCACAAGAAATTATACACTccatgaagaaaaaaagaggtcAGATAGGTTGGTTAGCCCTTAAACTagacatgtcaaaagcttttgacagactAGAATGGCCTTTCTTTTTAAAAGTTCTTCAATATTTTGggttttgtaatgatttctgctcCCTGGTACATCAATGCATCAGTACTACCACACTGTCAGTCATGCTCAATGGTAGTCCTTGTGAAGATTTTACTCCTACAAGAGGTATAAGACAAGGAGACCCCTTGTCTCCTTATATTTTCATCCCAGCTATGGAATTCCTTTCTAGGCATCTTACTGCTgctcaagaaaacaagaaaattccTGGTAATAAAGTGTCTGCTCTTGCACCAGCCATCAATCATCTGTTATTTACAGATGACTGTTTGATTTTCACTCAAGCAAACACATCATCAGTCAACAATTTATTGGAAGTCCTTCATATGTTCAGTTCTCAATCAGGGCAGGTCATCAACTTTGATAAATCTGTAGTTTATTTCAACAAGAAGACAAAGTCAGAAGTTGCAGCAACTATCACCAACATTCTTGGAGTAAAAACAATGAATTCAAAAGAAAAGTATTTGGGTTCAGCACTCATTATTGGACATTCAAATCAGGAAGCTTTCAAAAGCATTAAGGAATGTTTTGAATCAAGATTCTCCACATGGTCTTCCATCAATATCTCTCAAGCTGGAAGAGGAATTATGATCAAACATGTGCTCAATTCTATTCCAGTTTATCAAATAGGTACATTCAAGCTCCCTAGTAATTTAATCAGTCAGCTCACTTCCATTAAAAGGAAATTCTTTTGGGGCCATAAAAGTAATAGAGGTTCAAATCCTGTAGCTTGGCAGAATTTATGTACTTCTAAGGATCTGGGAGGTCTTGCTTTCAGAGACCTGGAAAAACTGAACCTTGCACTTCTCACCAAATTAGCTTGGAGGATATGCAATGATTCAGATCATCTAATGGTTAGACTTTTGATCA GCTTGAAGATAGTGCAGCAAAACTATTTCATGGAAATCAATAATGGAGAAGACACAAAAATCTGGTCAGACAAATGGATAGAAGGTATGCATCATCCACCCCTTCCACAAAATGACACCTTCAGGTTTTATGGTGAAGTTGCTGAACTCATGATCCCAAACACAAATCAGTGGAATATCAATCTGCTAAATCATCTATTTGATGCTAGTACTTCCATGAAAATTCAAAATCTCTTCATTGATAAGTCTAAAAAGGATGTTATGATTTGGATTCCAGCAAAAGATGGAAAGTTCTCAGTTAAAAGTGCTTACAAGCTCCTCACTAGTGCTGACAGGGAAGTGCAAGTTAATGGTGTTTCTATCAATAAAATGGTTTGGAGAAGATTATGGAGCAGTCGTGCGGCACACAAGATTAAGATGTTTGCCTGGAAGTGTATTAGAGACATTCACTCCACTAAACACAACCTGGCAAGGTATAATGGGGATATGGATAATCATTGTGATACAT ATGCTTCTTTTGACTTGGATACTAATCAACTTGGAACTGGTCTTGTTTTGCGAGATCACACGGGTACCTGTAATGGCATCAAAGGGAGCTACTCAAATGGAGCTTTAAGTACTGAGGCTGGGGAGTATATGGCAGTGTGA
- the LOC113328148 gene encoding 3-oxoacyl-[acyl-carrier-protein] synthase II, chloroplastic-like has protein sequence MATASVTSPLCTWLVAACMSVDFDNKDCCKKRHPSSSLFQSSKRWAASKRRNLLVSRCSGSASDFSISSKGGFISSFCGSLMNSCLAFEPCQEYYTSKGLTTFFGESLFGSSSNTNRISRKQRRIAAHSGKTIAVAVQPSKEVSTESKPHTKQRRVVVTGMSVVTPLGHEPDEFYNNLLEGVSGISDIEGFDCSGFPTRIAGEIKSFSTEGWVAPKLSKRADKFMLYMLTAGKKALADGGISEEVMKELDKTRCGVVIGSGMGGMKVFDDAIKALNISYKKMNPFCVPFATTNMGSAMLAIDLGWMGPNYSISTACATSNFCILNAANHIIRGEADVMLCGGSDSVIIPLGLGGFVACRALSKRNEDPTKASRPWDINRDGFVMGEGAGVLLLEELEHAKKRGATIYAEFLGGSFTSDAYHMTEPHPEGKGTVLCIEKALAQSGVSREDVNYVNAHATSTQAGDLKEYQSIIRCFGQNPDLRVNSTKSMIGHLLGAAGAVEAVALVQAIRTGWVHPNVNLENPEAGVDTKVLVGPKKERLDIKVALSNSFGFGGHNSSILFSPYKP, from the exons ATGGCGACGGCGTCTGTTACTTCTCCATTATGTACATGGCTTGTTGCTGCTTGCATGTCTGTAGACTTTGATAATAAAGATTGTTGTAAGAAacggcacccatcttcttctttgtttcaatCTTCAAAGAGATGGGCAGCATCTAAAAGGAGGAATCTATTAGTATCTAGATGTAGTGGTAGTGCTTCAGATTTTTCGATTTCATCAAAAGGGGGTTTCATTTCATCGTTTTGTGGATCTTTGATGAATTCCTGTTTAGCTTTTGAACCTTGTCAAGAGTATTACACTTCTAAAGGACTGACTACATTCTTTGGCGAATCGTTGTTTGGTTCCTCTTCGAATACTAATCGGATTTCGAGAAAGCAAAGACGGATTGCTGCCCATTCAG GGAAAACTATAGCTGTAGCTGTGCAACCGTCTAAAGAAGTGTCAACAGAAAGCAAACCTCATACAAAGCAAAGGCGGGTTGTTGTGACGGGAATGAGTGTGGTGACACCATTAGGTCATGAACCGGATGAGTTTTACAATAACCTACTTGAAGGTGTTAGTGGTATAAGTGATATCGAAGGTTTTGACTGTTCCGGTTTTCCAACT AGAATTGCGGGAGAAATCAAGTCTTTCTCGACGGAAGGATGGGTTGCACCAAAACTCTCTAAAAGGGCTGACAAGTTCATGCTCTACATGCTTACTGCTGGGAAGAAAGCTCTGGCTGATGGTGGGATCTCGGAAGAGGTCATGAAGGAACTGGATAAAACTAGGTGTGGTGTAGTGATTGGCTCTGGGATGGGTGGTATGAAG GTTTTTGATGATGCAATTAAAGCCTTAAATATATCTTACAAAAAGATGAATCCGTTCTGTGTTCCATTTGCTACTACAAATATGGGTTCTGCCATGCTCGCAATAGATCTG GGATGGATGGGCCCCAACTATTCAATCTCTACGGCCTGTGCCACCAGCAACTTCTGTATTCTGAATGCAGCAAACCACATTATTAGAGGAGAAGCT GATGTGATGCTCTGCGGTGGCTCTGACTCAGTAATAATTCCTTTAG GCTTAGGAGGTTTCGTGGCATGTAGAGCACTTTCAAAAAGGAACGAGGATCCAACCAAAGCTTCACGCCCTTGGGATATT AATCGTGATGGATTTGTTATGGGAGAAGGAGCTGGAGTTCTACTTCTTGAAGAACTAGAACATGCAAAG AAAAGAGGTGCAACTATCTATGCTGAGTTTCTTGGCGGAAGCTTTACTTCTGATGCTTATCATATGACTGAGCCTCATCCAGAAG GAAAAGGGACTGTTCTTTGTATAGAAAAGGCCTTAGCTCAATCTGGGGTTTCCCGCGAAGATGTCAACTACGTGAATGCTCATGCAACATCAACACAAGCTGGTGACTTGAAGGAGTACCAATCTATCATCCGTTGTTTTGGCCAAAATCCTGAT TTAAGAGTGAATTCCACCAAGTCCATGATCGGTCACCTATTAGGAGCAGCTGGTGCTGTGGAAGCTGTTGCACTGGTGCAG GCAATACGGACAGGTTGGGTCCATCCAAATGTCAATCTTGAAAACCCTGAGGCAGGCGTG GATACCAAGGTGCTGGTTGGCCCGAAGAAAGAGAGACTTGACATAAAGGTGGCGTTATCAAATTCATTTGGCTTTGGAGGCCACAATTCATCCATTTTATTTTCCCCTTACAAGCCGTAA